The following proteins come from a genomic window of Coffea arabica cultivar ET-39 chromosome 11c, Coffea Arabica ET-39 HiFi, whole genome shotgun sequence:
- the LOC113717042 gene encoding uncharacterized protein: MSETSSDSTINPPTTVSSSKNRIESLKTGVDSHSIQITTIQLNGDNFLRWSQAVRMYIRGRGKMGYLTGETKAPICTDLAYATWDAENSMVMTWLVNSMEEDISSNYMCYSTAQELWENINQMYSDLGNQSLIFELTLKIGDLRQGEDTVTKYFNLLKRIWQDLDLFNSYEWKSTEDFQHHKKTVEDSRIFKFLAGLNVEFDEVRGRIIGRQPLPSIGEVFSEVRREESRRNVMLGKKGPGIAVEGSALEVASSFKTSTYQRRTGEKSSEKSQVWCDYCNKPRHTRDTCWKLHGKPPNWINKGGEKSG, encoded by the coding sequence ATGTCTGAAACATCATCAGACTCTACCATTAATCCTCCAACTACTGTCTCTTCATCCAAAAACAGAATCGAATCCTTGAAAACTGGGGTTGATTCTCACTCAATTCAGATTACTACCATTCAGCTGAATGGAGATAATTTTCTCCGATGGTCACAAGCAGTCCGGATGTATATCAGAGGTCGTGGCAAGATGGGGTATTTAACTGGTGAAACAAAGGCTCCAATATGCACGGATCTTGCTTACGCAACATGGGACGCGGAAAACTCCATGGTTATGACATGGCTTGTAAACTCAATGGAGGAAGATATCAGTTCTAACTACATGTGCTATTCAACGGCACAAGAGTTATGGGAAAATATCAATCAGATGTACTCTGATTTGGGAAATCAGTCCCTAATTTTCGAGTTGACTCTCAAAATTGGAGATCTACGTCAAGGGGAAGACACTGTCacaaaatatttcaatttgCTTAAGCGAATATGGCAGGATTTGGATCTCTTCAACAGCTATGAGTGGAAATCAACAGAGGATTTTCAGCATCATAAGAAAACTGTTGAAGACAGCCGAATCTTTAAATTTCTGGCAGGGCTAAACGTTGAATTTGATGAAGTTAGAGGGAGAATTATTGGGAGACAGCCTCTTCCTTCAATTGGTGAGGTATTCTCAGAGGTTAGAAGGGAGGAAAGCAGAAGAAATGTAATGCTGGGAAAGAAAGGTCCTGGAATTGCTGTTGAAGGATCGGCTTTAGAGGTTGCCTcatcctttaaaacatcaactTATCAGCGTAGAACAGGAGAAAAATCCAGTGAAAAATCACAGGTCTGGTGTGACTATTGTAATAAGCCTCGTCACACTCGTGACACATGCTGGAAACTGCACGGAAAACCTCCAAATTGGATAAACAAAGGAGGAGAGAAGTCTGGATGA